A part of Armatimonadota bacterium genomic DNA contains:
- a CDS encoding NAD(P)H-binding protein produces the protein MTMVTGASGYVGGAVVRSLVPDEVVALVREPTRAPAGIQFRVGDYDDLDSLVKAFEGIRTLIFVPSDGFAEDIARHCENVIEAARISSIRTFVFLSIVDVDEGSPFYYAPVYRRAEVRLRESGMTFVVLRSGLYSDFVLKSLPNAAGEFWVPAGDARIALIYRDDVAAALAAVAREPSGFSGRTFQLTGDRAMTFGEIAAWAGAVFRDCGIEEYTTWLRTVWDAPWPEAFSTLFASIREGRFGGVSNDFEALVGRSPRALDG, from the coding sequence ATGACGATGGTGACAGGAGCCTCGGGGTACGTTGGCGGAGCAGTGGTGCGCAGCTTGGTACCCGATGAGGTTGTCGCCCTGGTGCGGGAGCCAACGCGGGCACCGGCAGGTATCCAGTTTCGGGTTGGCGATTACGACGATCTGGATTCTTTGGTGAAGGCGTTCGAAGGTATTCGAACGCTGATCTTCGTTCCGAGCGACGGGTTCGCCGAGGACATCGCGCGGCACTGCGAGAACGTGATCGAGGCGGCCCGTATATCTTCGATTCGGACTTTTGTGTTCCTGAGTATTGTGGACGTGGACGAAGGTTCGCCGTTCTACTACGCGCCGGTCTATCGGCGGGCAGAAGTAAGACTACGCGAGTCGGGAATGACTTTCGTGGTTCTGCGGAGCGGTCTGTATTCGGACTTTGTACTGAAGTCGCTTCCGAATGCGGCCGGGGAATTTTGGGTTCCGGCGGGCGACGCACGCATTGCGCTGATTTATCGAGACGATGTCGCAGCGGCTTTGGCGGCTGTGGCACGCGAGCCCTCTGGGTTTAGCGGTAGGACCTTTCAGTTGACCGGCGATCGGGCGATGACGTTTGGCGAGATCGCCGCATGGGCAGGGGCGGTTTTTCGTGATTGCGGCATCGAGGAATATACGACTTGGTTAAGGACGGTTTGGGACGCCCCTTGGCCGGAAGCTTTTTCGACGCTATTTGCCTCGATCCGCGAGGGACGCTTTGGCGGGGTTTCCAACGATTTCGAGGCCCTGGTTGGGCGTTCTCCTCGGGCTTTGGACGGATAG
- a CDS encoding HDOD domain-containing protein — MISILFVDDELDILEGLRDALHRRASDWNMAFAQTGEGALEILSRGKFDIVVSDMQMPQMDGVTLLGYIQERYPHIIRFLLTGQADRESIVRMAPVTHQFLYKPFNPSDLIALLDRTVDLHDRIENEIVRRLIGSARCVPSAPKTALKLRQLAASQEVDMREVGLLIEHDPGLGARVLQIANSAVMGRSKHVDSIAEAVMFIGFECAQALAVANEVFRVTLESQPFARLIDATCDKAFKGAAMVSQFLVGHPLRAMGMTAALLRDCGMLAAASSNGQIYRVALDRTGKAETLCEVERTCFGVTHAELGGHLLATWGIPMPIVEAVTCHHNIEESTLDPVVMAAVHVADVVCDHPSLDRTGIIEKLNWLFIEQHFLEPEVAGWLDFCVKPTQSAA; from the coding sequence ATGATTTCGATTCTTTTCGTAGACGACGAACTTGATATCCTGGAAGGACTCCGGGACGCTTTGCATCGGCGAGCGTCCGACTGGAACATGGCCTTCGCCCAAACAGGCGAAGGTGCGTTGGAAATTCTTTCGCGTGGGAAATTTGACATTGTTGTGTCCGACATGCAGATGCCGCAAATGGATGGCGTCACGCTTCTCGGATACATTCAGGAGCGGTATCCGCACATTATTCGGTTCCTGCTGACCGGCCAGGCCGACCGCGAATCCATCGTGCGCATGGCTCCGGTGACTCACCAGTTTCTGTACAAACCATTTAATCCGAGCGACCTGATCGCCCTGCTGGACCGAACCGTCGATTTGCACGACCGGATCGAAAATGAGATCGTACGCCGCCTGATTGGATCGGCGCGATGCGTCCCCAGCGCGCCAAAGACGGCTCTGAAGCTGCGACAACTCGCTGCGAGTCAGGAGGTCGACATGCGTGAGGTTGGGCTTCTGATTGAGCACGACCCAGGACTTGGGGCCCGGGTTCTCCAGATTGCAAATTCGGCGGTCATGGGGAGATCGAAGCATGTGGATAGCATTGCGGAGGCGGTGATGTTTATCGGTTTCGAATGCGCCCAGGCGCTTGCGGTGGCTAACGAGGTTTTCCGCGTTACGTTGGAGAGCCAGCCATTTGCGCGCTTGATCGACGCGACCTGCGATAAGGCGTTTAAGGGAGCGGCGATGGTTTCGCAGTTCCTGGTTGGCCATCCATTGCGGGCGATGGGAATGACAGCGGCTCTGTTGCGTGACTGTGGCATGCTGGCGGCGGCGAGTTCAAACGGGCAGATTTACCGCGTTGCTCTGGACCGGACGGGAAAGGCAGAGACCCTCTGCGAAGTGGAGCGAACGTGCTTCGGAGTGACCCATGCCGAACTTGGCGGGCACTTGCTGGCGACATGGGGTATTCCCATGCCGATCGTCGAAGCGGTTACGTGCCACCACAATATCGAGGAGTCGACCTTGGACCCGGTCGTGATGGCGGCGGTTCACGTCGCCGACGTTGTGTGCGATCATCCGTCGCTCGATCGGACCGGGATCATCGAGAAGCTGAATTGGCTCTTCATTGAGCAGCACTTCTTGGAGCCCGAAGTCGCCGGTTGGCTGGATTTCTGCGTCAAGCCGACACAGTCGGCGGCGTAG